DNA sequence from the Candidatus Methylomirabilota bacterium genome:
TGGCCCGGCACTCTGCGGGCTCGCGCGAGCCATTGGGAATACCCGTTGGAGCCGCACTAGCGTGCCGACCCCGGAGCAGGCGCGCGTGCTGGTCCAGGAGCGGTTCGGCGTCACCGCATCGGGCGAGGGCTCCCTCCTCGTCGTGGAGGCGCCGGCCGACCGGTGGCTCCCGCTCGGCGGATTCGCCCGCGAGACCCTCGGCTGCGTCTATTTCTCCTTCATGACGGCCGTGGACTGGAAGGAGCAGGGGCTCGAAGTGGTCGCGCGCGTCGAGAACCTGGACGCCAACTTCGCCGTCTTCATGAAGACGAAGCTCGGCCCCGGCGAGACGCGCTGCGCCTCGCTCCAGCCCGTCTGGCGCGGCGCCGACTGGATGGAGCGCGAGTGCTACGACATGTTCGGCATCCGCTTCGAGGGGCATCCGGATTTGCGGCGTATCCTCCTGCCCCATGACTGGGAAGGCCACCCGCTGCTCAAGTCCTACGCCGTGGACACGCCGCATCCCCCGTATCGCTAACAGGCAAGGGAGCCTTCACATGATCCATGAGCTTCGGACCTACACGCTGCAGCCGGGCACGCAGGGGCAGTACTTGAAGAACTCCGCCGAGGTCGGGCGCAAGATACGCGGCGATAAGTACGGCAAGTTCGAGGGCGGCTGGTCGACGGAGTTTGGGACGCTGAACCAGTACGTCCACCTCTGGAGCTTCGAGAGCCTCAACGAGCGGGAGCGGCTGCGCGGGGAGCTCGCGAAGAACGAAGAGTGGACCAAGGTCTACCTGCCGCCGACGCGCGGCATGCTGCTGGCCCAGGAGAACAAGATCCTGTCGAGCGTTTTGCCGCTCAAGCCGCCCGCCGAGCCCGGCCATGTCTACGAGCTGCGCTGGTACCGGGCGCACGTCGGTCGGTTGGCGGAGTGGATCGGCCTCTTCAAGGGCGTCATGCCGACGCGCGAGAAGTACTCGAAGAATGTCGGGGTCTTCCAGACCGAGGTGGGCCAGCTCAACGAGGCCGTGCACCTCTGGGCCTACAAGGACCTCAACGACCGCGCCGCCGTCAGGAGCAAGGTGCTCCAGGACCCGGAGTGGCAGGTCTTCCTCGGCAAGTCCGCCCCGTGCCTCGCCGAGATGAAGTCCATCATCCTCAACCCGGCGCCCCACTCGCCGATGAAGTAACGCCCGCGAATAATGGACATCGAAGCGCGGCAGGTTCTCGAGATGGGCTACGGCGGAGCTGAGCGCATCACCATGAACATGGGGCCTCAGCACCCGTCCTCCCACGGGGTCTTCCGCGCGATCCTCACGCTCGAGGGCGAGACCGTGATCGCGGTGGACGCCGTCATCGGCTACCTCCACCGCTGCCACGAGAAGCTCTCCGAGACGCTCACGTACACGCAGTACCCGTCCATCGCGTCCAAGACGGACTACGTCGCCGCGATGACGAGCGAGCTGGCCTACGTGCGCGCGGCGGAGATGATCGGCAAGATCGACGTGCCGAAGCGCGCGCAGTACCTGCGGGTCATCGCCGCGGAGCTCCAGCGCGTCGCCTCGCACTGCCTCTGGCTGGGCACGTGGTGCCTCGACATGGGCGGGGCGCTGGGCGGCGGCGCGACGGTGTTCCTCTACTGCATCCGCGAGCGCGAGGACGTCCTCGACCTCTTCGAGTCGCTGACGGGCGCGCGGCTCCTCTACGGGTTCCACCAGGTCGGGGGCACGCGCTACGACATCCCGGAGGGGTGGGCCCGGAAGTGCCGCGAGACGGTGGACAAGATCGACGGGCG
Encoded proteins:
- a CDS encoding NADH-quinone oxidoreductase subunit C yields the protein MPTPEQARVLVQERFGVTASGEGSLLVVEAPADRWLPLGGFARETLGCVYFSFMTAVDWKEQGLEVVARVENLDANFAVFMKTKLGPGETRCASLQPVWRGADWMERECYDMFGIRFEGHPDLRRILLPHDWEGHPLLKSYAVDTPHPPYR
- a CDS encoding NIPSNAP family protein, encoding MIHELRTYTLQPGTQGQYLKNSAEVGRKIRGDKYGKFEGGWSTEFGTLNQYVHLWSFESLNERERLRGELAKNEEWTKVYLPPTRGMLLAQENKILSSVLPLKPPAEPGHVYELRWYRAHVGRLAEWIGLFKGVMPTREKYSKNVGVFQTEVGQLNEAVHLWAYKDLNDRAAVRSKVLQDPEWQVFLGKSAPCLAEMKSIILNPAPHSPMK
- a CDS encoding NADH-quinone oxidoreductase subunit D: MDIEARQVLEMGYGGAERITMNMGPQHPSSHGVFRAILTLEGETVIAVDAVIGYLHRCHEKLSETLTYTQYPSIASKTDYVAAMTSELAYVRAAEMIGKIDVPKRAQYLRVIAAELQRVASHCLWLGTWCLDMGGALGGGATVFLYCIREREDVLDLFESLTGARLLYGFHQVGGTRYDIPEGWARKCRETVDKIDGRIYEFEEMLESNAFFMARTQGVGVASRELAQEVGISGPLLRGSGVNYDIRRAEPYSSYGDFDFKVPVETAGDCFARYRVRMVEFRESIKIVRQALDGLPEGPISSRPGVKSVGQVRIPKGEGYARVEGARGEVGCYLIADGSAKPYRMKWRGASFSNLSILPHIIPGHKVADVVAIMGSVDPVFGEVDR